A single Natranaerobius thermophilus JW/NM-WN-LF DNA region contains:
- the cysE gene encoding serine O-acetyltransferase: MIQTIKSDIRAVFERDPAVKSLLEILLCYPGIHAILLHRMAHFLYNKRGYLIARFISQINRLLTGIEIHPGAKIGKSFFIDHGMGIVIGETAEIGDNVTLYQGVTLGGTGKEKGKRHPTLKDNVVIGAGAKVLGPITIEDNVKIGAGSVVLDHVPNDSTVVGVPGRIVVRKGKRLNNVDLNHHELPDPVARQIEYLERKIEKLRFEIEDIKRGDHENEHKAL, from the coding sequence ATGATTCAAACAATCAAGAGTGATATCAGGGCAGTCTTTGAACGTGACCCTGCAGTCAAATCTTTATTAGAGATCCTCTTGTGTTATCCCGGTATTCATGCTATTTTACTACACAGAATGGCTCATTTTTTATATAATAAGAGAGGGTATTTAATTGCGCGATTCATATCTCAGATCAATAGATTGTTGACAGGTATAGAAATTCATCCAGGGGCGAAAATTGGAAAGAGTTTTTTCATTGATCATGGAATGGGAATTGTCATAGGCGAAACTGCTGAAATCGGTGATAACGTCACTTTATACCAAGGAGTCACCTTAGGAGGTACAGGTAAAGAAAAAGGTAAGCGACATCCTACTTTAAAGGATAACGTGGTAATAGGAGCTGGAGCCAAGGTGCTAGGACCAATTACCATTGAAGATAATGTAAAAATTGGGGCGGGTTCTGTAGTATTAGATCATGTACCTAACGATTCGACTGTGGTAGGAGTACCTGGAAGAATTGTGGTGAGAAAGGGGAAAAGACTCAATAATGTGGATCTGAATCATCACGAGCTTCCAGACCCTGTTGCTAGACAAATTGAATATTTGGAAAGAAAAATTGAAAAGTTGCGTTTTGAAATAGAAGATATCAAGAGAGGTGATCATGAAAATGAGCATAAAGCTCTTTAA
- the cysS gene encoding cysteine--tRNA ligase, whose amino-acid sequence MKLFNTMKKKKEEFVPKQEGKVDMYVCGPTVYDYFHVGNARAFLIFDVVRRYLDYKGYQVTYVQNITDIEDKMINRANEDGITVAELAEKYTSEYFDDARAIGIKDADHHPKATEHIAEIIEIIQDLLDKGYAYRQGGDVYFDTAAFDDYGKLCRQDPEELVSGARVAVDDRKKNPADFVLWKSKKEGEPAWDSPFGQGRPGWHIECSAMSMKYLDTPLDIHAGGSDLVFPHHENEVAQSEAATGQDFCKYWMHVGYLEIDNRKMSKSMGNFLTVRDFRQKYDPRVLRLFLMSAHYRSPLNFTDELIEQAKSSLDRLDNFYNNLKFYLEKSREQELTDKEQDIMEYLKQARTEFEAAMDDDFNTASALAVIFSLAKEINSYIGNGGENALVFKNTYDLLLEFDQVMGLLPETDEILPEEIEQKIQEREQARKQKDFQRADAIRDELRDRGIILEDTPEGVRWKRT is encoded by the coding sequence ATAAAGCTCTTTAATACAATGAAAAAAAAGAAAGAGGAATTTGTCCCCAAACAAGAAGGAAAAGTTGATATGTATGTTTGTGGTCCAACAGTATATGATTATTTTCATGTCGGAAATGCCAGGGCATTTTTAATTTTCGATGTGGTACGCAGATATTTAGATTACAAAGGTTATCAAGTGACTTATGTTCAAAACATTACTGATATAGAAGACAAAATGATTAATAGAGCTAATGAAGACGGGATAACTGTTGCTGAGTTAGCAGAGAAATACACTAGTGAGTACTTTGATGATGCTCGTGCTATAGGTATTAAAGATGCAGACCATCATCCGAAAGCTACTGAGCATATAGCCGAAATTATTGAAATTATCCAGGATCTTCTGGATAAAGGTTATGCCTACCGTCAAGGAGGAGACGTTTACTTTGATACAGCAGCCTTTGACGATTACGGAAAATTATGCAGACAAGACCCTGAAGAGCTGGTGTCTGGTGCTAGAGTGGCAGTGGATGATCGTAAGAAAAATCCTGCAGACTTTGTTTTATGGAAAAGCAAAAAGGAAGGGGAACCGGCCTGGGACAGCCCCTTTGGTCAAGGTCGGCCAGGTTGGCATATAGAGTGTTCTGCTATGAGCATGAAATACTTGGATACGCCCCTGGATATCCATGCTGGGGGATCCGACTTAGTTTTCCCACACCACGAAAATGAAGTGGCTCAGAGTGAGGCCGCTACAGGACAAGACTTTTGCAAGTATTGGATGCATGTAGGTTATTTAGAGATTGATAACCGAAAAATGTCGAAATCTATGGGGAACTTTTTAACTGTTCGTGACTTTAGACAAAAGTATGATCCTCGTGTTTTAAGATTGTTTTTAATGAGTGCTCACTATAGAAGTCCTCTTAATTTTACCGATGAATTAATTGAACAGGCAAAAAGCAGCTTAGACAGATTGGATAACTTTTACAATAATCTTAAGTTTTATCTTGAAAAAAGTCGAGAACAAGAACTTACGGATAAAGAGCAAGATATTATGGAATATCTAAAACAAGCTAGAACAGAATTTGAAGCAGCTATGGATGATGATTTCAATACGGCCAGTGCACTGGCTGTTATATTTTCATTAGCAAAAGAAATTAACAGCTATATTGGAAATGGAGGAGAGAATGCCCTAGTTTTCAAAAACACTTATGACCTGTTGTTAGAATTTGATCAAGTTATGGGGCTCCTGCCAGAAACAGATGAAATATTACCGGAAGAAATAGAGCAAAAAATTCAAGAACGAGAGCAAGCTCGCAAACAAAAAGATTTTCAACGAGCAGACGCAATTAGAGATGAACTTCGTGACCGAGGAATTATTTTAGAGGATACTCCTGAAGGAGTGAGGTGGAAACGAACTTGA
- a CDS encoding Mini-ribonuclease 3, which translates to MKAFEKTIEQKTKTGQFSPQSLAYLGDAVYELYVRLQSTATPYNSVSNLHENTVRLVSAPTQAVLLDKIYPKLTKEEQAIVRRGKNAKVHQPPKGVRYYEYRLATGFEALVGYLYLKEREDRIEELLINEVNRELSNEECK; encoded by the coding sequence TTGAAAGCATTTGAAAAAACTATAGAACAAAAGACAAAAACGGGTCAATTTTCACCTCAAAGCTTAGCTTATTTAGGGGATGCTGTTTATGAGTTATATGTCAGGCTACAAAGTACTGCAACTCCGTATAATTCAGTGAGCAATCTACATGAAAATACTGTTAGACTAGTTTCTGCTCCCACCCAAGCTGTTTTGTTGGATAAAATCTATCCCAAACTAACCAAAGAAGAACAGGCAATAGTAAGAAGAGGCAAAAACGCCAAGGTTCATCAACCTCCTAAGGGTGTGAGGTATTACGAGTACCGTCTGGCAACGGGCTTTGAAGCTCTTGTTGGATATCTTTACCTAAAAGAAAGAGAAGATAGAATAGAAGAGCTGCTAATAAATGAAGTTAACAGGGAACTGTCAAATGAAGAATGTAAATAA
- the thyX gene encoding FAD-dependent thymidylate synthase has protein sequence MKVIDPQVLIPEKEMDEAKLKKIERYARVCYKSEDKMKGNYNQSLLEFLVEQGHESVIEHEKVTVMMIIDRGLSHEIVRHRLASYSQESTRYCNYQKDKFGNEITLIRPYFYSHRDKEYQLWESSCQEIEQKYFELLETGSTPQEARSILPNSLKTEIVVTFNMREWRHFFKLRCDKAAHPQARQIAIPVLKEFKNKFPVLFQDIDYDKSFDQEHYASVIYTDEMFQPLK, from the coding sequence ATGAAAGTTATTGATCCACAAGTTCTAATACCAGAGAAAGAAATGGATGAAGCCAAATTGAAAAAAATCGAAAGATATGCCAGGGTTTGTTATAAATCCGAAGACAAAATGAAAGGGAATTATAATCAGAGCTTATTAGAGTTTTTGGTAGAACAGGGCCACGAATCAGTTATTGAACATGAAAAGGTTACTGTTATGATGATTATTGACAGGGGTTTATCCCATGAAATTGTGCGTCACCGCCTAGCTAGTTATAGTCAAGAATCCACAAGATACTGCAACTATCAAAAAGATAAGTTTGGAAATGAGATCACACTTATAAGACCGTATTTCTATTCTCATAGAGATAAAGAGTATCAGTTGTGGGAATCAAGCTGTCAAGAAATAGAACAAAAGTACTTTGAATTACTTGAAACAGGTTCAACACCTCAGGAAGCCCGTTCAATTTTACCTAACTCACTTAAGACGGAAATTGTAGTTACTTTTAATATGAGGGAATGGAGACATTTCTTTAAATTAAGATGTGATAAGGCGGCCCACCCACAAGCTAGGCAAATTGCTATTCCTGTGTTAAAAGAGTTTAAAAATAAATTCCCTGTCCTGTTTCAGGATATAGACTATGATAAATCTTTTGATCAAGAACATTATGCTAGTGTAATATATACTGATGAAATGTTTCAACCTTTAAAGTAA
- the rlmB gene encoding 23S rRNA (guanosine(2251)-2'-O)-methyltransferase RlmB: MRTDSLVPGKNPVVEAIRGNRKVFRIYISKDSNKNFQDEMLKLAQQHNINLDKVPLDRLDKMVPTTEHQGIVAETEPFKYSQLDTVLKGFDYNNQKPLTLLILDHLTDPQNFGAIIRTADAVGVDGVIIPKRRSVDVNPTVMKASSGAAEHVPIIKVSNLRQTISKLKEQWIWILGTDIDGDRGIFEENYNIPLALVVGNEASGMSPLVKKECDFIANIPMIGRVNSLNASVATAVVLYEIYRQKTN; encoded by the coding sequence ATGCGGACTGACAGCCTTGTACCCGGGAAAAATCCAGTGGTTGAAGCCATAAGAGGAAATAGGAAAGTTTTTCGTATCTATATTTCTAAAGATTCTAACAAAAATTTTCAGGATGAGATGCTAAAATTGGCTCAACAGCATAATATTAATTTAGATAAGGTTCCATTAGACCGATTGGATAAAATGGTGCCTACTACTGAACATCAAGGGATAGTTGCAGAAACCGAACCCTTTAAGTACTCCCAGTTAGACACAGTTCTTAAAGGATTTGATTATAATAATCAAAAACCACTCACCTTATTGATTTTAGACCATTTGACAGATCCTCAAAACTTTGGCGCTATTATCAGAACGGCTGATGCGGTGGGAGTGGATGGAGTAATTATTCCGAAACGTAGAAGCGTAGATGTTAACCCAACCGTGATGAAAGCATCCAGTGGTGCAGCTGAACATGTTCCTATAATAAAGGTATCAAATTTAAGACAAACTATTTCAAAATTAAAAGAGCAATGGATCTGGATTTTGGGAACTGATATAGATGGTGATAGAGGAATTTTCGAAGAAAATTATAATATTCCCCTGGCCCTTGTGGTGGGAAACGAAGCCAGTGGTATGAGTCCATTGGTAAAGAAAGAATGTGATTTTATAGCCAATATTCCTATGATTGGCCGGGTGAATTCCCTTAATGCAAGTGTAGCAACAGCTGTAGTGCTTTATGAAATATACCGCCAAAAAACTAATTAG
- a CDS encoding NYN domain-containing protein gives MTDYLIVDGYNIINAWDHLKKSAEENLEISRIELIDELSEYKGILWGKIVVVFDAHSAKQKNRHTEQINGILVIYTKEGETADSLIEALVYDLVDKGNVDVATSDWQEQRVIMGKGAVRLSARDLKKLIRETKEKIRKNFIEKEEGKRNTLDNLLDQQVKEKLNILRHKK, from the coding sequence ATGACAGATTATTTAATTGTAGACGGTTATAATATTATTAATGCTTGGGACCATTTAAAAAAATCTGCCGAAGAAAATTTAGAAATTAGTCGAATTGAACTAATAGACGAATTATCCGAGTACAAAGGGATTTTGTGGGGAAAGATCGTTGTGGTTTTCGATGCCCACTCAGCCAAGCAAAAAAACCGCCATACTGAACAAATCAATGGAATTTTGGTTATATACACTAAGGAAGGGGAAACGGCTGATAGTTTGATTGAGGCTTTAGTGTATGATTTGGTCGATAAAGGCAATGTTGATGTAGCCACCTCCGACTGGCAAGAACAACGTGTAATTATGGGGAAAGGTGCTGTCCGACTTTCGGCTCGTGATTTAAAAAAGCTCATTAGGGAGACTAAGGAAAAAATACGTAAAAATTTCATTGAAAAAGAAGAAGGTAAACGAAATACTCTCGATAATCTCCTCGATCAGCAAGTTAAAGAGAAACTCAATATTCTTCGACATAAAAAGTGA
- the sigH gene encoding RNA polymerase sporulation sigma factor SigH, with amino-acid sequence MSQSAQDIFEKYDLNSDEEVAKRAREGCHEALEFLIGKYKNFVRAKARSYFLIGADREDIIQEGMIGLYKAIRDFRGDKLSSFKAFAELCITRQIITAIKTATRQKHIPLNSYVSLDKPIYDEDSDRTLLDVISGVRITDPEYLMVNREEYNDIELKMTEILSSLEWKVLMLYLEGKSYQEIAQELDRHVKSIDNALQRVKRKLERYLNIRSE; translated from the coding sequence GTGAGTCAAAGTGCCCAAGATATTTTTGAAAAGTATGATCTCAATAGTGACGAAGAAGTTGCTAAAAGAGCCCGCGAGGGATGTCATGAGGCTCTTGAATTTTTGATTGGGAAATATAAAAATTTTGTTAGAGCTAAGGCGAGGTCATACTTTTTAATAGGAGCTGACCGAGAAGATATTATTCAAGAAGGTATGATTGGCCTTTATAAAGCTATCAGGGACTTTCGCGGGGACAAGCTGTCATCTTTTAAGGCATTTGCCGAGTTATGTATTACAAGACAGATAATTACAGCAATCAAAACGGCAACCAGGCAAAAACACATCCCCTTAAACTCTTATGTTTCCTTAGATAAACCAATTTACGATGAGGATTCTGATAGGACTTTACTAGATGTCATTTCAGGTGTTAGAATTACCGATCCTGAATATTTGATGGTTAATAGGGAAGAATACAATGATATCGAGCTAAAGATGACTGAAATCCTGAGTAGCTTAGAATGGAAGGTGTTGATGCTGTACTTGGAAGGCAAAAGTTATCAGGAAATAGCCCAGGAATTAGATAGGCATGTTAAATCTATCGACAATGCATTACAGAGAGTAAAAAGAAAACTAGAGAGATATCTAAATATTAGAAGTGAATAG
- the tuf gene encoding elongation factor Tu — translation MAKEKFERTKPHVNIGTIGHVDHGKTTLTAAMTTCLSTAGGAEKMEYDSIDRAPEEKERGITISTAHVEYESDNRHYAHVDCPGHADYVKNMITGAAQMDGSIMVVSAADGPMPQTREHILLSRQVGVPHIVVFLNKADMVDDEELLELVEMEVRDLLNEYDFPGDDTPVVTGSALKAIECGCGDRECENCGPIWELVDAIDDYIPTPDRDVDKPFLMPVEDVFSITGRGTVATGRVERGNINVQDEVEIVGMADRPKKTVVTGVEMFRKSMDYGEAGDNIGALLRGVDREEIERGQVLAKPGSINPHTKFKAEVYVLKKEEGGRHTPFFQGYRPQFYFRTTDVTGVIELPEGVEMVMPGDNVQMEINLITPIAIEEGLRFAIREGGKTVGAGVVTGIIE, via the coding sequence ATGGCAAAGGAGAAGTTTGAGAGGACGAAACCGCATGTCAACATAGGTACGATAGGTCACGTAGACCACGGGAAGACAACGTTGACAGCAGCGATGACTACTTGCTTATCCACAGCAGGTGGTGCAGAAAAGATGGAATACGACAGTATTGATCGAGCGCCTGAAGAGAAAGAGAGAGGTATTACGATCAGTACAGCTCACGTAGAATATGAATCAGATAATCGTCACTATGCTCACGTAGACTGTCCAGGACACGCAGACTATGTAAAGAACATGATCACCGGAGCAGCTCAGATGGACGGTTCAATCATGGTAGTAAGTGCAGCAGATGGTCCAATGCCACAGACGAGAGAGCACATTTTGTTGAGTCGTCAGGTAGGGGTTCCTCATATAGTAGTATTTTTAAACAAAGCAGATATGGTAGATGACGAAGAGCTACTAGAGCTAGTAGAGATGGAAGTAAGGGACTTGTTGAACGAATATGACTTCCCAGGAGACGACACACCTGTAGTAACAGGTTCAGCTTTAAAAGCAATAGAGTGTGGTTGTGGAGACAGAGAGTGTGAAAACTGTGGACCGATTTGGGAACTAGTAGATGCCATTGATGACTACATTCCAACCCCAGATCGTGATGTAGATAAGCCATTCTTGATGCCAGTAGAGGACGTATTCAGCATAACAGGTAGAGGTACAGTAGCGACAGGAAGAGTAGAGCGAGGAAATATCAATGTACAAGACGAAGTAGAAATTGTAGGTATGGCAGATCGTCCTAAGAAGACAGTAGTCACAGGGGTAGAGATGTTCAGAAAGTCAATGGACTATGGTGAAGCAGGAGACAACATTGGAGCCTTGCTACGAGGAGTTGACCGAGAAGAGATCGAAAGAGGTCAAGTTCTAGCCAAGCCAGGCAGCATCAATCCTCATACCAAGTTTAAAGCAGAGGTATATGTACTGAAGAAAGAAGAGGGAGGTCGTCATACTCCATTCTTCCAAGGATACAGACCTCAGTTCTACTTCAGAACAACAGACGTAACCGGGGTTATTGAGTTACCAGAAGGAGTAGAGATGGTAATGCCTGGTGACAACGTACAGATGGAAATCAACTTGATTACGCCTATAGCTATAGAAGAAGGATTGAGATTCGCTATTCGTGAAGGTGGCAAAACAGTAGGTGCTGGTGTTGTTACTGGCATCATTGAGTAG
- the rpmG gene encoding 50S ribosomal protein L33 produces the protein MREKITLECTECKQRNYKSFKNKQNDRDRIELKKYCKFCNRHTLHKESK, from the coding sequence ATGCGGGAAAAAATCACTCTTGAATGCACAGAATGCAAACAGAGGAATTACAAAAGTTTTAAAAATAAACAAAACGACAGAGATAGAATTGAACTCAAGAAATATTGTAAATTTTGTAACAGACACACTTTACACAAAGAAAGTAAGTAA
- the secE gene encoding preprotein translocase subunit SecE, producing the protein MGLIRKALKFLRETKIELKKVNWPNRQQLITYTGVVLMTVAIVGVYFWILDTAFIGIIQLMIQ; encoded by the coding sequence ATGGGCTTAATTCGCAAGGCGCTTAAATTTTTAAGAGAGACGAAGATAGAATTGAAAAAAGTCAATTGGCCTAATAGGCAACAGTTAATAACTTATACAGGCGTTGTACTGATGACTGTTGCTATAGTTGGAGTTTATTTCTGGATTCTTGACACTGCCTTTATAGGTATTATCCAATTGATGATTCAATAA
- the nusG gene encoding transcription termination/antitermination protein NusG, whose protein sequence is MEKQWFVVHTYSGYENKVKTNLEKRVASMGMDDKIFRIVVPTETQINIKDGRRQEKEKKVFPGYVIVEMVMDEDSWYVVRNTPGVTGFVGSGAKPVPLNEDEVASIMKQMGYEEPKKEVDLEAGQEVKILEGPFENFSGQIEEVYPDKEKVKVTVSMFGRETPVELDFEQVEKV, encoded by the coding sequence ATGGAAAAACAATGGTTTGTGGTTCATACTTATTCGGGTTATGAAAACAAAGTAAAAACGAACCTGGAAAAACGCGTGGCTTCTATGGGTATGGATGATAAGATCTTTCGTATTGTTGTGCCTACTGAAACGCAGATAAATATTAAAGATGGGCGTCGACAAGAGAAAGAAAAGAAGGTTTTTCCGGGATATGTGATAGTAGAAATGGTTATGGATGAAGATTCCTGGTATGTAGTGAGGAACACTCCAGGAGTCACAGGTTTCGTGGGTTCAGGAGCCAAACCTGTTCCCCTTAATGAAGATGAAGTAGCTAGTATTATGAAGCAAATGGGTTATGAAGAGCCCAAAAAAGAAGTTGATTTGGAAGCTGGCCAAGAAGTTAAAATCCTAGAAGGTCCTTTTGAGAATTTCAGTGGACAAATCGAAGAAGTATATCCGGACAAGGAAAAAGTTAAAGTCACTGTTTCCATGTTTGGGAGAGAAACTCCTGTTGAATTGGATTTTGAACAAGTTGAAAAAGTGTAA
- the rplK gene encoding 50S ribosomal protein L11, producing the protein MAKKVAQVIKLQIPAGKATPAPPVGPALGQHGVNIMSFCKEFNEQTANQEGMLIPVEITVYEDRSFTFITKTPPAAVLLKKAAGIDKASGEPNKNKVATVGKDKVKEIAELKMQDMNASDLDAAMKMVEGTARSMGIIVEG; encoded by the coding sequence ATGGCCAAAAAAGTTGCTCAGGTTATTAAGCTTCAGATTCCAGCCGGCAAAGCAACGCCTGCTCCCCCTGTTGGCCCCGCTTTAGGCCAGCATGGTGTCAATATAATGTCATTTTGTAAAGAATTTAATGAACAAACTGCTAATCAAGAAGGCATGCTAATACCGGTGGAAATCACTGTATATGAAGACCGATCTTTTACCTTTATCACTAAAACGCCACCAGCTGCTGTATTGTTGAAAAAGGCTGCTGGGATTGACAAAGCCAGTGGTGAACCTAACAAAAATAAGGTTGCAACTGTAGGTAAAGATAAAGTGAAAGAGATTGCTGAGCTGAAGATGCAAGATATGAATGCTTCTGACTTGGACGCAGCCATGAAAATGGTTGAAGGTACTGCCAGAAGCATGGGTATTATTGTTGAAGGATAA
- the rplA gene encoding 50S ribosomal protein L1, with protein MAKAKSKKYLEALEKIDREKLYDPEEALELVKETGVANFDETVEVACRLGVNPKYNDQQVRGALVLPNGTGKTAKVVVFAKGDKAKEAEDAGADIVGAEELVNKIEGGFLDFDVAIATPDMMSMVGKLGRVLGPKGLMPNPKAGTVTNDISKAVEEAKAGKVEFRVDRSGNVHVPIGKESFEADKLKENFDALMDAILKARPAAAKGQYLRGVAVSTTMGPGIKINNQKVTQK; from the coding sequence ATGGCAAAAGCAAAAAGCAAAAAATATTTAGAAGCACTTGAGAAAATTGACAGGGAAAAGCTTTATGACCCAGAAGAAGCCCTTGAACTTGTTAAAGAAACAGGAGTAGCCAATTTTGATGAAACTGTGGAAGTTGCATGTAGGCTCGGTGTTAATCCTAAATACAACGATCAACAAGTAAGAGGGGCATTAGTTTTGCCTAATGGAACAGGTAAAACCGCCAAAGTAGTTGTATTTGCCAAGGGTGATAAAGCTAAAGAGGCAGAAGATGCAGGTGCAGATATAGTTGGAGCAGAAGAGTTAGTAAACAAAATCGAAGGAGGATTCCTTGATTTTGATGTAGCTATTGCTACTCCAGACATGATGAGCATGGTAGGGAAACTAGGTCGTGTACTAGGACCTAAAGGTTTGATGCCTAACCCCAAGGCTGGAACTGTTACCAATGATATTAGTAAAGCTGTTGAAGAAGCTAAAGCAGGTAAAGTTGAATTCCGTGTTGATAGATCAGGAAACGTGCACGTTCCAATAGGGAAAGAGTCTTTCGAAGCAGATAAATTGAAGGAGAACTTTGATGCTTTGATGGATGCTATTTTGAAGGCACGCCCTGCGGCAGCAAAAGGACAGTATTTAAGAGGGGTGGCTGTTTCTACAACCATGGGACCCGGTATAAAAATCAATAATCAAAAAGTGACTCAGAAGTAG
- the rplJ gene encoding 50S ribosomal protein L10, translating to MKTLKKTRQEKERMVEELTEKLSQAESAVLVDYRGLDVAQMNELRRQLGDSNVDFKVVKNTLTSIAAENAGIDEINQYLEGPVGIAFGYDDPVVPAKILNDFSKENEELEFKAAILGESVVGEEKVKNLAKLPSREELLGKVAGTFQAPIAGFAGACQGIIRKFVYAVDAVRQEKEDAS from the coding sequence GTGAAAACTTTGAAAAAGACTCGCCAGGAAAAAGAACGCATGGTTGAAGAATTAACGGAAAAGCTATCCCAGGCCGAAAGTGCTGTACTAGTTGATTATCGAGGCCTAGATGTAGCTCAAATGAATGAACTGCGAAGACAGCTAGGAGATTCAAATGTGGATTTTAAAGTTGTTAAAAACACTTTAACAAGCATTGCTGCTGAAAATGCCGGAATTGATGAAATAAATCAATACCTAGAAGGTCCAGTGGGGATAGCCTTTGGTTATGATGACCCTGTTGTACCAGCTAAAATTCTAAATGATTTCTCTAAGGAAAATGAGGAATTAGAATTTAAAGCTGCAATTTTGGGCGAAAGTGTAGTTGGAGAAGAAAAAGTAAAGAATTTAGCCAAGCTTCCAAGCCGGGAAGAACTACTTGGAAAAGTGGCAGGCACTTTCCAAGCTCCTATCGCTGGATTTGCTGGTGCTTGTCAAGGTATTATCAGAAAGTTTGTCTATGCTGTTGATGCAGTTAGACAAGAGAAAGAGGATGCAAGCTAG
- the rplL gene encoding 50S ribosomal protein L7/L12, whose product MSKVQEVLDIVKEMSVLELSELVEAMEEEFGVSAAAPAPAAAPAAGGDQGGAEAAEQTEFDVVLNDAGQKKIQVIKAVKEATGMGLKEAKALADELPKAVKEKVSKEEAEELKEKIEEAGGDVEIK is encoded by the coding sequence ATGTCTAAAGTACAAGAAGTTTTGGATATTGTAAAAGAAATGAGTGTATTGGAGCTCTCAGAGCTAGTAGAAGCTATGGAAGAAGAATTTGGAGTTAGTGCTGCAGCACCTGCTCCAGCAGCAGCTCCCGCAGCAGGCGGAGACCAAGGTGGAGCCGAGGCGGCTGAACAGACAGAATTTGATGTTGTACTAAATGACGCTGGACAGAAGAAAATCCAGGTAATCAAAGCAGTTAAAGAAGCTACTGGAATGGGACTAAAAGAAGCTAAGGCACTGGCTGACGAATTGCCAAAAGCTGTTAAAGAGAAAGTAAGTAAAGAAGAAGCAGAAGAATTGAAAGAAAAAATCGAAGAAGCTGGTGGCGATGTAGAGATTAAGTAA